The following nucleotide sequence is from Paenibacillus odorifer.
CGGTAGGTCTGCGGCATTACATCCACTGTAAAGGAATGATCGCCCAAAGTTGTCGCCGTGAGGCAAACCCCATTGACGGACACACTGTCACCGATTTTTAGATCATCCATGATGACCGAAGCGGCAATATTCAGCACCATCATTTCCCCACCGGCGGAGACACTGCGCAAAACACCAACCTCTTCAATTAATCCGGTGAACATGATATCCCTCCTAAAAAGCATTACTTCCTCAAATTCACTTCTTGCATAGCTTTTGTTAGCGTACCGGAGTACCGCTGATACATACATTATCTCCTAGCACTTTTACTTCCAATCCTTCAAGTGAGATCGCATCCTTCATCAGTTCTACACCCGGGAATACGAAAGTCCCTTTCGCTTCTGCACCACCACCGACAATTTTTGGAGCGAAGAAGAGAATCACACGATCCACTAGCCCGCTTTCCAGCATCGCACCGTTCAGCGTTCCCCCGCCTTCAAGCAAAATAGAGCCAATTTCCATTTCGCCAAGGGATATCATGGCCGCCTTCAGATCCACTCTTGGACCTGCTCCGCACACAACGATTTGAACACCTGCTTTCAGCAGTGCAGCCTTCTTAGCAGGATCTGCAGCATCGGTTGTTACAATAAGAGTAGGCGCTAGGCCATCACATACAACTGCCGAATCCAGAGGAATACGTAGCCCGGAATCAATGATGATCCGCGTCGGGTTAATGCCAGGCACTTCTGTTCTTGTTGTCAGAGAGGGATTATCAGCAATCACTGTATTCACACCGACCATGATGCCCTGATGCCGATGCCGCAGCGTATGTACGATCTCCCGCGCTTCCCCATTCGAAATCCATTTACTGTCACCAGATTTGGTAGCCAGATTGCCATCAAGAGTGCTAGCACTCTTCAGCGTAACAAAAGGTTGTTTTGTCAAAATATATTTGATAAAACGCTCATTCAATCGAAGCGCGCGATCACGCAGCAAACCAACTTCGACCTCAATCCCTTGGTCACGCAGCATTTGGATTCCTCTTCCTGCCACCTGAGGATTCGGGTCTTCACAAGCAACTACAACCCTAGCTACCCCTTCATCGATCAGCCTTTGGCTGCAAGGTGGAGTTTTTCCATAATGGCTGCACGGTTCTAGTGTGACATATGCGGTACTGCCCTGTGCCTGCCCAGCTGCCATATTCAAAGCGTGCACCTCGGCATGCCCCGTACCGCGCTGCAAATGAGTTCCGAGTCCAATCATTGCTCCATTCTTCACCACAACGCAGCCAACAACAGGGTTAATTCCCGTTTGCCCTTGGGCACGTTCTGCCATATCCAATGCTAGCGACATATAAAACTCATCATTCATGTTCTCCATCTCTTCCTCCTATCCACTGCTGTCTATTCTTAAGCTAAAAAAAACAGAAAAACCCATCTCATTCTCCAGGAGGAGTTCAAGATGGGTTATGCGAGAGTTAATCGGCAGTCCAAATAAAAGTGTGCTTAAATAGCCGTCAATCGACGGGTATTGTGAAATATCGCACATAATTATATGAAAACACTGCGATCCGCCAGTCCATTGCAGACAAGCGGTCAACCTCTCCTTCTTCCATCCAGACTATACTGTCGGTCCCGGAATTTCACCAGGTCCACCGTTCGCGTCAACAACGCGAGCCGGGTAGCGGACTGAGCACTGTAGATGAACTTAATAAGTTACTTCTACAACAGCATCACCGCCGGTAGGGAATTACACCCTGCCCTGAAGGATTGATCCTTTATTTAATTGAGGTTCAAGTTTTCCTTACTAACAAAATTATCACTTACACCAGCGAAATGCAAGTGCGTTTATTATATTTACTTAAAATTTGTAACTAGATTATAGATTGTACTGAGTTTATAAAAGGAAACCAAGAAGCGCCAGGGCAAGGACTCCTGGCGCTTCTTGGTTATATTTCATGATTACAAACCACGTTCTTGTTGTTTCAAAAGATCACGAATTTCCGTAAGCAGCACGATATCCTCTGCAGGTGCTGGAGTCTCCACCACTTCAACTTTAACGGCTTCTTTACGCTGAAATTTATTGGCCAGCTTGATAACCAGAAAAATGGAAAATGAAATAATAAAGAAATCCACAACCGATTGTAAAAATAGTCCATAAGGTATTTTCAGGTCCGTACTGACTTCAAGCACCCGATCCTTCAAATCTATCCCACCAGTAAGCAAACCTGCAATTGGCATAATAATGTCATTTACTAATGAAGTTACAATCTTTCCGAATGCAGCTCCAATAATGACCGCAACCGCTAAATCAAGAACATTTCCTTTCAAGGCAAAAGCTTTAAATTCCTTCCACATATTCCAAATTACCCCCAACATATTTAATTTGAAATTATTATAGCATAGTAGCTTCCTAAATTCTTAAGACTTGTTAAGAAACTATTAAGTTTCCCTTTACTTTTATCTGCCAGCGTTGTTAAGAAGTCTCCTGTTAAATAGGGTTTAAGCACTACAAGGAAGGAAGATTTCTATCATGACAACTCTTAAAAAAGATTCCAGAACTGCATGTTAGGGGCATGGCTGGGAATGTATTATCCACAGATCAAAACATGGATTGAGGCACAGCGATCAGAGCAAGCTAAAAAGAAAAAACAAACTGGCATAATGCTGTGGGCGATTTGGTCTTTTATTCCACTAATTTATGAGCTGCTATACAGTTCCTTTGCCTTCACCGGTCTTCAAATGAGGCTTCCAAACAAGAAAATGTTGTATACTTCTTATAGCAAGATTGCTTTACAAGCAAGAAAGGACGCTGAGAAATGCACAACGCAACGCTGCTATTGGTGGACGACGAAGCCGAGATTATTAAACTAATGCAGATCTATCTGGAGAACGAGGGCTACCGGCTGTTAACTGCCAGAGACGGGCTGGAAGCACTCGAAATTATCAATAGAGAGACTATAGACCTAATGGTTCTTGATATCATGATGCCTAATATGGACGGCATTGAGGCTTGTATTAAAATTCGTGAAACGCAAAAATTTCCGATCATCATGTTATCTGCTAAAGGGCAGGAACTTGATAAAATCACCGGACTTAGCGTAGGTGCAGATGATTATGTTACGAAACCTTTTAGTCCGCTGGAGTTAGTTGCCCGTGTTAAATCCCAGCTGCGCAGAACTCGAAATTACATGGCAGATCTAAACGCCAAACAGGATGAAATCATCATTGATGGCTTGGTTATTAATTCGGTTACGCATGAAGTTAGTGTGGATGATCAGCCAGTTAAACTTACCCCGCGAGAATTTGCGATTCTAGAGCTGCTCGCCCGTAATAGAGGACAAGTCCTAAGCATGGAGCAGATCTACGCCAAAGTATGGAAAGAACAATTCCTGGAAAGCACCAATACACTCATGGTGCATATTCGTAAAATCAGAGAAAAAATAGAAGAAGATCCGCGTAAACCACAATACTTAAAAACGGTATGGGGCGTTGGCTACAAACTGGAAAAAGGAGGTCCTTCTAGTTGAACTTTAAACGATTCGATACCCTATCCTGGAAAATAGTTGGCTTCAGCTTAACAAGCCTAGCACTCACCGCTTTAATCTTAATGGGCAGCTATTATGGCACTTCACTATTGCTGTGGTTAAATCCTTCGCGCTCCTTTTGGGGAGTCAGACTCATTCTCTGGGTGATCAATACTATTGGATCGACGCCAGTTGTAATTCTTATAGGGATTCCTTTATTTATTTTTTTCATCCTAAAACTGTCCAGAAATACAACTAAGAATCTTCATAACATTACGAGCGGAGTTCAGGCCATTGCGGATGGCAATTTGTCTTTCAAGGTGCCGGTATCAGGTACGGATGAACTCGGAAAGCTCGCTGAA
It contains:
- the mscL gene encoding large-conductance mechanosensitive channel protein MscL, which encodes MWKEFKAFALKGNVLDLAVAVIIGAAFGKIVTSLVNDIIMPIAGLLTGGIDLKDRVLEVSTDLKIPYGLFLQSVVDFFIISFSIFLVIKLANKFQRKEAVKVEVVETPAPAEDIVLLTEIRDLLKQQERGL
- the ribD gene encoding bifunctional diaminohydroxyphosphoribosylaminopyrimidine deaminase/5-amino-6-(5-phosphoribosylamino)uracil reductase RibD, which produces MENMNDEFYMSLALDMAERAQGQTGINPVVGCVVVKNGAMIGLGTHLQRGTGHAEVHALNMAAGQAQGSTAYVTLEPCSHYGKTPPCSQRLIDEGVARVVVACEDPNPQVAGRGIQMLRDQGIEVEVGLLRDRALRLNERFIKYILTKQPFVTLKSASTLDGNLATKSGDSKWISNGEAREIVHTLRHRHQGIMVGVNTVIADNPSLTTRTEVPGINPTRIIIDSGLRIPLDSAVVCDGLAPTLIVTTDAADPAKKAALLKAGVQIVVCGAGPRVDLKAAMISLGEMEIGSILLEGGGTLNGAMLESGLVDRVILFFAPKIVGGGAEAKGTFVFPGVELMKDAISLEGLEVKVLGDNVCISGTPVR
- a CDS encoding response regulator transcription factor, with protein sequence MHNATLLLVDDEAEIIKLMQIYLENEGYRLLTARDGLEALEIINRETIDLMVLDIMMPNMDGIEACIKIRETQKFPIIMLSAKGQELDKITGLSVGADDYVTKPFSPLELVARVKSQLRRTRNYMADLNAKQDEIIIDGLVINSVTHEVSVDDQPVKLTPREFAILELLARNRGQVLSMEQIYAKVWKEQFLESTNTLMVHIRKIREKIEEDPRKPQYLKTVWGVGYKLEKGGPSS